One genomic window of Candidatus Neomarinimicrobiota bacterium includes the following:
- a CDS encoding replication-associated recombination protein A produces the protein MSLFNNADNPRTLPPLAERMRPNTLAAFLGQQHLVAENRLLAKAIQSDRLFSIILWGPPGCGKTTLAKIIASQIDAHFYELSAVSAGVKDVRESMAKAKANRELGKPSILFIDEIHRFNKAQQDALLQAVENGIITLIGATTENPSFEVISPLLSRCQVLKLTSHTKEDLASILDNALAEDLFLSTQNIQFDDDGRDLLLESVSGDARRLLNALEISTSVATPDRDDDQVITITEEHVREALQNKHQLYDKTGDYHYDIISAFIKSVRGSDPDASLYWLSVMLEGGEDPIFIARRLIILASEDVGNADPQALTLATSGLQAVHAIGMPEGAIVLSQVTTYLASTTKSNASYMALRAAQETVREEGAKSVPLHLRNAPTSLMKEQGHGKGYHYPHNYPGHFSDQNYFPDDLKTRQFYRPTTEGIEKRIYERLVTLWASRFEEPSGS, from the coding sequence ATGAGTCTTTTCAATAATGCTGATAACCCCCGCACCCTGCCCCCCCTGGCAGAGCGGATGCGTCCCAATACGCTGGCGGCCTTTTTAGGACAACAACACCTCGTGGCAGAAAATAGACTGCTCGCCAAAGCCATTCAATCAGACCGTCTTTTCTCAATCATTCTCTGGGGACCCCCGGGGTGTGGAAAAACCACCCTGGCCAAGATCATCGCCAGCCAGATCGATGCCCATTTTTATGAGTTATCAGCTGTGTCTGCCGGCGTTAAGGATGTCAGGGAATCCATGGCCAAGGCCAAGGCCAATCGGGAGCTGGGGAAACCGAGTATCCTCTTCATTGATGAAATCCATCGTTTCAACAAGGCTCAACAGGATGCCCTGCTTCAGGCTGTGGAAAATGGGATCATTACGCTAATTGGTGCTACAACAGAAAACCCCAGCTTTGAAGTTATTTCACCCCTTTTGAGTCGTTGTCAGGTACTCAAGCTGACTTCCCACACCAAGGAAGATCTTGCGTCAATTCTCGATAATGCCCTTGCTGAAGATCTGTTTTTGAGTACTCAAAATATCCAGTTTGATGATGATGGTAGAGACCTGCTCCTTGAATCGGTCTCCGGGGATGCCCGACGCCTATTAAATGCCCTGGAAATAAGCACCTCAGTTGCAACACCAGATCGTGACGATGATCAGGTCATTACCATTACCGAAGAGCATGTCCGTGAAGCACTTCAGAATAAGCATCAACTATACGACAAAACTGGCGACTACCATTATGATATCATCTCTGCTTTTATTAAGAGTGTCCGGGGGAGTGATCCAGATGCATCGCTTTACTGGCTCTCTGTCATGCTGGAAGGCGGAGAGGATCCCATCTTTATTGCCAGGCGATTGATAATTCTGGCTTCTGAGGATGTTGGCAACGCCGACCCCCAGGCTCTAACCCTGGCCACATCGGGTTTACAGGCAGTGCATGCCATTGGGATGCCAGAAGGCGCCATCGTTTTATCCCAGGTTACCACTTATCTGGCTTCCACCACGAAAAGTAATGCCAGCTATATGGCCCTGCGAGCCGCCCAGGAAACTGTTCGGGAAGAAGGCGCTAAATCTGTCCCCCTGCACCTGCGAAATGCACCAACCAGCCTGATGAAAGAGCAGGGTCATGGGAAGGGATATCACTATCCTCATAATTACCCCGGCCATTTTAGTGATCAGAACTATTTTCCTGATGATCTGAAGACCAGACAGTTTTATCGACCCACCACTGAAGGCATTGAAAAGCGTATATACGAACGACTCGTGACGCTGTGGGCATCGCGCTTTGAGGAACCTTCAGGTTCATAA